The following is a genomic window from Bacteroidota bacterium.
TTCGCCGATACGCTCAACAGATTCAGTGATCTTTATTTTTTGCGCAAAACAGGTGCCAACAAATACACTTATAAAACAGAATGCTACGTATTTTTTCATGGTCGTAAATTTTTAAAAAATTCTATAACATCTAAGTTAGTAAAATAGTGAATTGGTTAAACCGTCAGAAAGCTTATATGAAATCAGGAGATCTACCTGACCAAGCTGAATTACTTTTAAGTGAGAAAGCCATTTGGGAAATAAACATTTACATAAAAAGTTCCGGCACTCAGATCAATTCATCCATGGTTCGCCAGCGGACTTCAAATTTTATACTTTTTTGTTTTATAGCTTCGCGCAGACCAATCCCACCAGCTTCTAGACAAATAAGGAAAAAGGAAACACCCAGAAATATTTCAATGTTTTTGTTCATTGCATTTACCGTAAATACGGTAACGCTATGAATGAATTGATTATTGCACGAAGAACTGTCGCAGACTTTTTAAATTAATACATTCACTTAAAATTATCCCAGGTATGGCCCTTGTGTTGTCCTGTTTTGCCGGCTTTCGAAGTGTGGCAACCTGTTACTATTATCATAGCTATAAAACTGATCATAGCCAGAACATAAAATCGCTTCTTCATTTGCTGATGGATTTAAATAAAATTGTATTATCTAAATGTAATAAAGAAATCCTGAAAATTATAAAAATTCACACCTGAATTAAATCGATCCATAGTGAATCCTTTGGCAAAAACGTAGGACCATAGGTTACTTTTGTTTTTATATGTAATTTCATTCTACCAGTTCAACTGCTACTCTCTTGCAAATAGTAATTTCGGAAATGAACAAACACGACATATCAACAGAAGCCGACATTAAACTGCTCATCGACTCATTTTACAAAAAAGTCATTGCCGACCCGACCATAGGATTTATTTTCACGAATATAGTGGCCTTGTCGTGGGAAAAACACATCCCGATAATGAATTCATTCTGGGGTTCGGTACTGTTAGGAAAAAATACGTATTCTGGGAACCCAATGATAAAACATATTGAACTGGACAAAAAGATCATGCTCAAAAAAGAGCATTTTGATAAATGGCTTCTGCTTTGGGAAGATACAGTTCACGAAAATTTTAGCGGTGAAAATGCCAGAGAGGCCATTTCAAGAGCAAAAAACATTGCGTCCTTAATGCAATTTAAAATTGAGCAAAATCAGGTGACAAACAATAAAGCATGAATAGCCAACTTGTTTTTTCTTAAGAAACTGCTTCGATCAGATAATTTGTCCCCTTAATTTCGACTGAATCCTTTATTCGTAACCCCATCAATTTAACTCCGAGCGGAGATAACGGAGAGATCGCCATTACTACCTTTCCTTCAACAGAAATTTTTCCGAACGCAATACTTAAAAACAGGTAGCCCTTATTTGTTTTTACCATACTGCCCTTTACTACCAGTGAAGAATTAAAACAGGGATCAATTTTTTCAAGTAAGATTTTTTGCTCCAACACTTCCTTTAATTGCTTGCCAATGGTCTCCTGCTCTATCTGTATCATCGCACGCCCTGTTTCGTGCTTATCACCAGCCGAACTTTTGGTATCGTTCTTTGAGCTTTCACCCAACTCGTGAAGTATGGTCCTCAGCGCATGTATCTTACCGTTCAACAAGTGAACGCAGTGCTCATATACTTTTTGTTTAAAACGAACA
Proteins encoded in this region:
- a CDS encoding group III truncated hemoglobin, producing the protein MNKHDISTEADIKLLIDSFYKKVIADPTIGFIFTNIVALSWEKHIPIMNSFWGSVLLGKNTYSGNPMIKHIELDKKIMLKKEHFDKWLLLWEDTVHENFSGENAREAISRAKNIASLMQFKIEQNQVTNNKA